A single Melopsittacus undulatus isolate bMelUnd1 chromosome 11, bMelUnd1.mat.Z, whole genome shotgun sequence DNA region contains:
- the FASN gene encoding fatty acid synthase yields MEDVVIAGIAGKLPESENLQEFWENLLNGVDMVTEDDRRWKPGMYGLPKRNGKLKDISKFDASFFGVHPKQAHTMDPQLRLLLEVSYEAVLDGGINPTTLRGTDTGVWIGASGSEAAEAFSQDPEKLLGYSMTGCQRAMLANRISYFYDFTGPSITIDTACSSSLIALENAYKAIRHGWCSAALVGGVNLLLKPNTSVQFMKLGMLSPDGACKAFDASGNGYCRSEAAVVVLLTKRSMAKRIYATIVNAGSNTDGFKEQGVTFPSGDMQQQLVRSLYKECNIRLEDVEYVEAHGTGTKVGDPQEINGIVNIFHQCKRKPLLIGSTKSNMGHPEPASGLAALAKVILSLEHGLWAPNLHFNTPNPDIPALQDGTLEVVCKPTPVKGGLVCINSFGFGGANAHVILRPNENKRQPLETFSIPRLVQICGRTQEAVETLIQESRKHGRCSPFLSMLTDISTVPVSSMPYRGYTLVDSESDIKEVQQVQASGRPLWYICSGMGSQWKGMGLSLMKLDLFRQSILRSDEALKNTGLKVSDLLLQADENTFDDTVHAFVGLAAIQIALIDLLKAAGLQPDGILGHSVGELACGYADDSLSHEEVILAAYWRGRCVKEAKLPPGAMAAVGLTWEECKQCCPPNVVPACHNSEDTVTVSGPLESVNEFVANLKKKGVFAKEVRSAGVAYHSYYMASIAPVLLNALKKVIPHPKPRSARWISTSIPESQWQSDLARSCSAEYHVNNLVNPVLFHEGLKHIPENAVVVEIAPHALLQAILRRSLKPTCTILPLMKKDQKNNLEFFLTQAGKIHLTGIKVLGNNLFPPVEYPVPVGTPLISPYIKWDHSQDWDVPKAEDFPAGSQGSASASVYNIDVSPDSPDHYLVGHCIDGRVLYPATGYLVLAWKTLARSVGMAMEQMAVMFEDVTIHQATILPKKGSVQLEVRLMPASHSFEVSGNENLTVSGKIFLLESTALKNFHNQLGDFKTQANRSSKSGLLKDDIYQELHLRGYNYGPTFQGVLECNSEANTGKVLWNGNWVTFLDTLLHVMVLAERGRSLRLPTRIRSVCIDPVLHEEKVLQYQDNVEALDVVLDPCLGSLTAGGVQINGLHASVAPRRQQERIPPTLEKFCFVPYIESNCLSSNIHLRAYLEHCKDLIQNVQAKVAVHGVKLVIPGLETAVAAAKSSPVQKGLQHILAEICRLELNGNLSSELEQIVTQEKMHFQDDPLLNGLLDSSELKTCLGVVLENMTSHRMKIVEAFAGSGHLFSRIKSILNAQPLLQVDYTATDRVLKTLSDSETELQNAGVSVSQWDPSCPPSGNLANADLVVYNCLTTVVGNTTEILSNLAAAVKEGGFVLLHTLLKGETLGEIVSFLTSPDLQQKHSFPSEAQWEGLFSKASLNVVAMKKSFFGSVIFLCRRQAPARTPIFLPVDETHFTWVESLKEVLADPSEKPVWLTATTCGNSGILGMVNCLRLEAEGHRIRCVFVSNLNPSSSVPSTSPSSLEMQNIVKRDLVMNVYRDGKWGSFRHLPLEQAQPQELTEYAYVNVLTRGDLSSLHWIVSPLQHFHTTNPDVQLCKVYYASLNFRDIMLATGKLSSDAIPGNWALQQCMLGMEFSGRDLAGRRVMGLLPAKGLATVVDCDKRFLWEVPKNWTLEEAASVPVVYATAYYALVVRGGMKKGESVLIHSGSGGVGQAAIAIALSMGCRVFTTVGSTEKREYLQARFPQLDANSFASSRNTTFEQHILRLTNGKGVNLVLNSLAEEKLQASLRCLAQHGRFLEIGKFDLSNNSQLGMALFLKNVAFHGILLDAIFEDNQQWEVVSELLKKGIKDGVVKPLRSTVFNKEEVEAAFRFMAQGKHIGKVMIKVQEEELESPLRRSDPVKISAISRTSCPPTKSYIITGGLGGFGLELAQWLVERGAQKLVLTSRSGIRTGYQAERVRQWKALGVQVLVSTSDIATLEGTQQLIEEALQLGPVGGIFNLAVVLRDGMIENQTPELFCEVNKPKYSGTLHLDRVTRKKCPDLDYFVAFSSVSCGRGNAGQSNYGFANSTMERICEQRHHDGLPGLAIQWGAIGDVGILLKTMGHKEIVVGGTIPQQISSCLEVLDIFLNQPHPVMSSFVLAEKVSVKTEGGSQRDLVAAVAHILGVRDVSSLNADSTLADLGLDSLMGVEVRQTLERDYDIIMTMREIRLLTINKLHELSSKSGTAEELKPSQLMKTGPGKPPKLDLNNLLVNPEAPTVTRLNDVQSTERPLFLVHPIEGSVAVFHTLTSRLHMPCYGLQCTKAAPLDSIQSLAAYYIDCMKQIQPEGPYRIAGYSFGACVAFEMCSQLQDQQNASHALNSLFLFDGSHSFVAAYTQSYRAKLAQGNEAALETEALCAFVQQFTGIEYNKLLEVLLPLKDLEARVNAAADLITQTHANINREALSFAAASFYHKLKAADKYIPESKYHGNVTLMRAKSHSEYEEGLGGDYRLSEVCDGKVSVHVIEGDHRTLLEGDGVESIIGIIHSSLAEPRVSVREG; encoded by the exons GACCAAGCATAACCATTGACACTGCCTGCTCCTCTAGTCTCATTGCTCTGGAAAATGCATATAAGGCAATTCGTCATGGATGGTGCAGTGCAGCCCTAGTAGGAGGGGTCAATCTTTTGCTGAAACCCAACACTTCTGTGCAGTTTATGAAACTGGGTATGCTTAGTCCTGATGGTGCCTGCAAGGCTTTTGATGCTTCAG GAAATGGATATTGTCGCTCTGAAGCAGCTGTTGTCGTTCTCTTGACCAAGAGATCTATGGCTAAACGCATCTATGCCACTATAGTCAATGCTGGAAGCAACACTGATGGCTTTAAGGAGCAAG GTGTGACATTCCCATCTGGAGACATGCAGCAGCAGTTGGTCAGATCTTTGTACAAAGAATGCAATATCAGACTTGAAGACGTGGAGTATGTTGAAGCACATGGGACAGGCACCAAG GTTGGAGATCCACAGGAAATAAATGGCATTGTAAATATCTTCCATCAATGTAAGAGAAAGCCACTGCTGATTGGATCAACCAAGTCAAACATGGGTCATCCAGAGCCTGCCTCTGGGCTTGCTGCATTAGCCAAG gtCATTCTTTCTCTGGAACATGGGCTGTGGGCTCCGAATCTTCATTTCAATACCCCAAACCCAGATATTCCTGCCTTACAAGATGGCACTTTGGAGGTTGTTTGTAAACCAACGCCAGTGAAAGGTGGCCTCGTCTGTATCAACTCTTTTGGCTTTGGAGGTGCTAATGCTCATGTCATTCTGAGGCCAAATGAGAACAAACGGCAGCCTCTGGAGACTTTCAGCATTCCAAGACTGGTTCAAATTTGTGGCAGAACTCAGGAAGCTGTGGAAACATTAattcaggaaagcaggaaacatGGAAGATGCAGCCCATTTTTAAGCATGCTCACTGATATCTCTACAGTTCCTGTATCCTCCATGCCCTACAGGGGCTACACGCTGGTTGACAGTGAGAGTGACATAAAAGAGGTTCAGCAAGTTCAGGCATCAGGTAGACCGCTCTGGTACATCTGCTCAG GCATGGGATCGCAGTGGAAAGGTATGGGCCTGAGTCTTATGAAGTTGGACTTGTTTCGCCAGTCTATATTGCGCTCGGATGAGGCTTTGAAGAACACAGGCCTAAAGGTTTCAGACCTGCTTCTGCAAGCTGATGAAAACACTTTTGATGACACTGTCCATGCATTTGTTGGACTAGCTGCTATTCAG ATTGCCCTGATTGATTTGCTGAAGGCTGCAGGTCTGCAACCTGATGGGATTTTGGGCCACTCGGTGGGAGAGCTAGCTTGTGGCTACGCAGATGACTCCTTAAGTCATGAAGAAGTCATTCTTGCAGCTTATTGGCGGGGACGATGTGTTAAAGAGGCCAAATTGCCCCCAGGAGCAATGGCTGCTGTTG GTCTGACATGGGAGGAATGTAAGCAATGCTGTCCTCCAAATGTGGTACCAGCCTGTCACAACTCAGAAGATACTGTTACTGTTTCGGGGCCTCTG GAGTCTGTGAATGAGTTTGTAGCTAATCTGAAAAAGAAGGGTGTGTTTGCAAAGGAGGTGCGCAGTGCTGGAGTCGCGTATCATTCCTATTACATGGCATCTATTGCACCAGTGCTGCTCAATGCCCTGAAAAAG GTCATTCCACACCCTAAACCTCGTTCAGCACGATGGATCAGTACGTCTATCCCCGAAAGTCAGTGGCAGAGTGATCTGGCTAGGAGTTGCTCTGCAGAGTATCATGTGAACAACCTAGTGAATCCAGTGCTGTTCCATGAGGGTCTGAAACATATTCCAGAGAATGCTGTTGTAGTAGAGATTGCTCCACATGCTCTTTTACAG GCTATCTTGAGGAGATCTTTGAAACCGACTTGCACCATTCTGCCTTTGATGAAGAAAGaccaaaaaaataatttggagtTCTTCCTAACACAAGCTGGAAAGATTCATTTAACTGG GATAAAGGTTCTTGGAAATAACTTGTTCCCACCTGTGGAATACCCTGTCCCAGTGGGGACACCCCTTATTTCTCCATACATCAAATGGGACCATAGCCAGGACTGGGATGTTCCAAAAGCCGAAGACTTTCCAGCAGGTTCCCAAGGCTCTGCATCTGCTTCAGTCTACAATATTG ATGTGAGTCCTGACTCTCCTGACCACTACCTGGTTGGTCACTGCATTGATGGTAGAGTCCTGTACCCAGCAACAGGATACCTAGTACTGGCTTGGAAAACTCTGGCACGGTCTGTTGGCATGGCTATGGAGCAAATGGCTGTTATGTTTGAAGACGTCACAATTCACCAGGCAACTATTCTTCCCAAAAAGG GATCAGTACAGCTGGAAGTAAGACTCATGCCTGCTTCCCACTCTTTTGAGGTGTCAGGGAATGAGAATTTGACTGTGAGTG GGAAGATTTTCCTCCTAGAAAGCACTGCTCTGAAGAACTTCCATAACCAGCTAGGTGACTTTAAGACTCAAGCCAACAGGAGCTCAAAGTCTGGCCTCTTAAAAGACGACATTTATCAAGAGCTGCATCTGCGTGGATATAATTATGGACCAACTTTCCAGGGTGTTCTGGAATGCAATAGTGAAG CAAACACAGGGAAAGTTCTGTGGAATGGGAACTGGGTGACCTTCCTTGACACCCTGCTACACGTGATGGTCTTAGCTGAGAGGGGGCGCAGTCTGCGCTTACCCACCAGGATTCGCTCGGTGTGTATTGATCCAGTGCTGCATGAAGAGAAGGTGCTCCAATACCAGGACAATGTAGAAG CTCTTGATGTTGTTCTGGATCCCTGTCTTGGTAGCCTGACAGCAGGAGGTGTTCAGATCAACGGTCTACATGCTTCTGTTGCACCACGGCGACAGCAGGAACGAATCCCTCCCACCCTGGAAAAGTTCTGCTTCGTGCCCTATATCGAGAGTAACTGTTTGTCTTCCAACATCCATCTTCGTGCCTACCTGGAGCACTGCAAAG ATCTTATCCAGAACGTACAGGCTAAGGTGGCGGTGCATGGAGTCAAATTAGTCATCCCTGGACTAGAAACTGCAGTAGCTGCTGCAAAGTCCTCACCCGTACAGAAAGGCCTTCAGCATATCCTTGCTGAAATATGCCGTCTGGAACTGAATGGAAATCTCTCTTCTGAGCTGGAACAGATTGTGACTcaagagaaaatgcatttccagGATGATCCTCTTCTCAATGGGTTGCTAGATTCTTCAGAGTTGAAGACTTGCCTTGGTGTCGTATTGGAGAACATGACCAGTCACAGAATGAAGATAGTAGAG GCTTTTGCAGGAAGCGGACATCTCTTCTCTCGCATCAAAAGTATTCTGAATGCTCAGCCCCTGTTGCAGGTGGACTACACTGCCACTGACCGTGTCCTGAAAACTCTTTCAGATAGTGAAACAGAGCTACAAAATGCTGGAGTTTCTGTTAGCCAGTGGGATCCATCTTGCCCTCCCTCTGGAAATCTGGCCAATGCTGACCTGGTGGTATACAATTGCTTAACAACTGTGGTAGGGAACACCACTGAGATTCTCTCTAACCTGGCAGCTGCAGTGAAAGAAGGAGGGTTTGTTTTGCTACACACTCTTCTTAAAGGAGAAACTCTTGGAGAGATTGTCAGTTTCCTTACAAGTCCAGATCTacagcagaaacacagcttCCCGAGTGAG GCACAGTGGGAGGGCTTATTCAGCAAAGCCTCACTGAATGTGGTTGCTATGAAGAAATCATTCTTTGGCTCAGTTATTTTCCTGTGTCGCCGGCAAGCCCCTGCCAGAACACCCATTTTTCTGCCAGTAGATGAGACCCATTTTACGTGGGTTGAATCCTTAAAG GAGGTCTTGGCCGACCCATCAGAGAAGCCTGTGTGGTTGACTGCCACCACTTGTGGGAACTCTGGAATCTTGGGAATGGTGAACTGTCTCCGCCTTGAAGCAGAAGGCCACAGAATCAG ATGTGTGTTTGTTTCCAACTTGAACCCTTCATCATCTGTCCCATCCACGAGTCCCTCTTCCCTGGAGATGCAGAACATTGTTAAGAGGGACCTTGTGATGAATGTGTACCGTGATGGAAAGTGGGGCTCCTTCCGGCATCTCCCATTGGAGCAAG cacagcctcaggaGCTGACAGAATATGCCTACGTAAATGTGTTGACTCGTGGAGACCTCTCATCTCTTCATTGGATTGTCTCCCCGCTTCAACATTTCCACACAACGAATCCTGATGTTCAACTCTGCAAAGTCTACTATGCGTCTCTCAACTTCCGGGACATTATGCTGGCCACAGGAAAGCTTTCTTCAGATGCTATTCCTG GTAACTGGGCTTTGCAGCAGTGCATGCTGGGCATGGAGTTCTCAGGACGGGACCTGGCTGGAAGAAGGGTGATGGGATTGCTGCCAGCCAAGGGGCTGGCTACAGTGGTAGACTGTGACAAGAGGTTTCTATGGGAGGTGCCTAAAAACTG GACTCTGGAAGAAGCAGCTTCAGTGCCTGTGGTTTATGCCACTGCTTATTATGCTTTGGTGGTTCGAGGTGGTATGAAGAAGGGTGAGAGTGTCCTTATTCACTCTGGCTCAGGAGGTGTTGGCCAAGCAGCCATTGCCATTGCCCTGAGCATGGGCTGCCGTGTCTTCACTACTGTAG GCTCCACTGAGAAACGTGAGTATCTCCAAGCAAGATTCCCACAGCTGGATGCCAATAGTTTTGCCAGCTCCCGAAATACCACCTTTGAGCAACATATACTGCGACTTACTAATGGAAAGG GTGTGAACCTTGTGTTAAATTCCTTGGCAGAAGAGAAGCTCCAAGCCAGTTTGCGTTGTCTTGCTCAACATGGGCGCTTTTTGGAAATAGGCAAATTTGATCTGTCTAACAACAGTCAACTTG GAATGGCTCTCTTCCTCAAGAATGTGGCATTTCATGGGATCCTACTAGATGCAATCTTTGAGGATAATCAACAGTGGGAAGTAGTATCAGAGTTGTTGAAGAAAGGCATAAAAGATGGTGTAGTAAAACCCCTGAGGAGCACAGTCTTTAACAAAGAAGAGGTAGAAGCTGCCTTCAGGTTCATGGCACAAGGAAAACATATTGGCAAAGTTATGATCAAG GTCCAGGAGGAGGAACTGGAATCTCCTCTGAGAAGGTCTGACCCGGTTAAAATCTCTGCCATCTCCCGAACCTCCTGTCCACCTACCAAGTCTTACATCATCACAGGCGGCCTAGGAGGATTTGGGCTTGAGTTGGCACAATGGCTAGTTGAGAGAGGAGCGCAGAAGCTCGTACTGACATCTCGTTCTGGCATACGAACTG GCTATCAGGCTGAACGTGTTAGGCAGTGGAAGGCACTGGGAGTCCAGGTATTGGTATCTACCAGTGATATTGCAACGCTAGAAGGAACACAGCAGTTGATAGAAGAAGCTTTGCAGCTTGGTCCAGTTGGAGGCATCTTTAATTTGGCTGTG gTCCTGAGAGATGGTATGATTGAAAACCAGACCCCAGAATTATTCTGTGAGGTCAACAAGCCCAAGTATTCAGGCACCCTTCATTTGGATAG GGTGACTCGTAAGAAGTGTCCAGACTTGGACTATTTTGTTGCGTTCTCCTCCGTAAGCTGTGGCAGAGGAAATGCTGGACAAAGTAATTATGGCTTTGCCAATTCTACCATGGAGCGTATCTGTGAGCAGCGGCATCATGATGGACTCCCAG GCCTAGCAATCCAGTGGGGAGCCATTGGCGATGTGGGCATCCTTCTTAAGACAATGGGACACAAAGAGATTGTGGTTGGAGGAACCATTCCACAGCAAATCAGTTCATGCCTGGAAGTGCTTGACATCTTCCTGAATCAGCCTCATCCTGTCATGTCTAGTTTTGTCCTAGCAGAAAAGGTCTCTGTGAAAACTGAAGGAGGCAGTCAGCGGGATCTTGTAGCAGCTGTTGCTCACATTCTGG gtgTCCGTGATGTGAGTAGTCTGAATGCTGACAGTACCTTGGCAGACTTGGGCTTGGATTCCTTGATGGGTGTGGAGGTGCGCCAGACGCTGGAGAGAGACTATGACATCATTATGACCATGAGAGAAATCCGACTTCTTACAATCAACAAACTGCATGAACTTTCTTCCAAGTCCGGGACAGCAGAGG AGCTCAAGCCATCCCAGCTGATGAAGACAGGCCCAGGCAAACCTCCAAAACTAGATTTGAACAACTTGTTGGTGAACCCAGAAGCGCCAACAGTCACGCGCCTCAATGATGTTCAGAGCACAGAGCGCCCTCTTTTCCTGGTTCACCCCATTGAAGGATCTGTTGCAGTTTTCCACACTCTCACCTCCAGACTTCATATGCCCTGCTATGGGCTCCAGTGCACAAAAG CTGCTCCCCTGGACAGCATACAGAGCCTGGCAGCCTATTACATTGACTGTATGAAGCAGATACAACCCGAAGGACCTTATCGCATTGCTGGGTATTCCTTTGGTGCCTGTGTAGCCTTTGAAATGTGCTCCCAACTGCAAGACCAACAAAATGCTTCCCATGCACTCAACAGTCTGTTCCTTTTTGATGGGTCTCATTCCTTTGTGGCAGCATACACTCAG AGCTACAGAGCCAAGCTGGCCCAAGGAAACGAGGCTGCATTGGAGACTGAAGCATTGTGTGCCTTTGTTCAGCAATTTACAGGCATTGAATATAATAAG CTGCTGGAGGTTCTTCTACCCCTGAAAGATCTGGAGGCTCGTGTGAATGCTGCTGCAGACCTCATCACTCAGACACATGCAAACATCAATCGTGAAGCactcagctttgctgctgcttccttttaCCATAAACTGAAGGCTGCTGACAAGTATATACCAGAGTCTAAGTATCATGGGAATGTGACACTGATGCGTGCAAAGTCTCACAGTGAATATGAAGAAGGACTGGGTGGAGACTACAGACTCTCAGAG GTATGTGATGGGAAAGTATCTGTCCATGTTATTGAAGGGGATCACCGCACCTTGTTGGAGGGAGATGGCGTTGAATCAATTATTGGGATCATCCACAGCTCACTGGCAGAGCCACGTGTCAGTGTCAGAGAGGGTTAA